A single window of Acanthopagrus latus isolate v.2019 chromosome 1, fAcaLat1.1, whole genome shotgun sequence DNA harbors:
- the elmod2 gene encoding ELMO domain-containing protein 2, whose translation MLGYIWQYVYTSFLRYWLKWLIRQATGTCELQRICSGYKPGATRTTKAEYSLRSSKSKVLRGALDTDKDKLEQCVDQIMKVKNVKPQKDPLFKGSLHICLLQITGHSSLYVSVEDLRKEVFSSDNQAHEAMLLKLWDLLMPTVKLESRITKQWGDIGFQGDDPKTDFRGMGMLGLINLVFFSENYTEEARQVLSHANHPKLGYSYAIVGINLTEMAYSLLKSGALKPHFYNTVQGTPELQDFHQLYCYLAYEFDKFWVAEEPESIMEFNQYREKFHNIVKTHLQDPEVSLTLTASLEKN comes from the exons ATGCTGGGGTACATCTGGCAATACGTCTACACATCCTTCCTGAGATACTGGCTGAAGTGGCTCATCAGGCAAGCAACAGGGACGTGTGAGCTGCAGAGAATATGTTCTGGATACAAACCCGGGGCAACAAGGACAACGAAAGCAG AATATTCTCTACGGTCGTCAAAGAGCAAG GTTTTAAGAGGAGCTTTGGACACTGACAAGGATAAATTAGAGCAGTGTGTGGATCAAATTATGAAAGTGAAGAATGTCAAACCCCAGAAAGATCCACT GTTCAAGGGAAGCCTACACATCTGTCTGCTACAGATAACAGGACACAGCAGCTTGTATGTGTCTGTGGAAGACTTGAGAAAAGAAGTCTTCAGCTCGGACAACCAAGCACATGAGGCCATGCTGTTGAAG CTGTGGGACCTGTTGATGCCAACTGTCAAACTGGAGTCCAGGATCACTAAGCAGTGGGGAGACATTGGATTCCAAGGAGATGACCCCAAGACTGACTTCAGAGGAATGGGCATGCTGGGCCTGATCAACCTTGT ttttttcagtgaaaattacACAGAGGAGGCTCGTCAGGTGTTGTCACATGCAAACCATCCTAAACTGGG atattcatatGCCATAGTCGGGATCAACTTGACAGAGATGGCCTACAGCCTCCTGAAGAGCGGTGCTTTGAAACCCCATTTCTACAACACAGTGCAGGGCACACCTGAGCTCCAGGACTTTCATCAGCTATACT GTTATCTGGCATATGAATTTGATAAATTCTGGGTGGCAGAAGAACCAGAAAGTATCATGGAGTTCAATCAGTACAGAGAAAAATTCCATAATATTGTCAAAACTCATCTACAGGACCCTGAAGTATCCCTCACATTGACTGccagtttggaaaaaaactAG